A portion of the Candidatus Limnocylindrales bacterium genome contains these proteins:
- a CDS encoding methyltransferase domain-containing protein: MQSQIKLSTAIEELLRCPICRARFERITDQYICTGSECHARFPIINGIPVLLNENASLFSIQDLVSQSNRTSTFQENKIQKVLRQLIPGIGQNVKGKQNYSKFAKLLLDQSTTPKVLVVGCGTLGEGMESLLIHSSIELIETDILFGPRTMLICDAHDLPFESDSFDGVIVQAVLEHVVDPYRCVEEIHRVLKKQGLVYAETPFMQQVHMGRYDFTRFTYLGHRRLFRRFEEIDSGATCGPGMALAWAYRYFLLSFTESNLLRSFIKVFASFTSFYLKYLDRYLIEKAGTLDAASSYYFIGKKSHYTLSDRELIKLYKGAF, from the coding sequence ATGCAATCCCAAATCAAATTATCGACGGCCATTGAAGAGTTACTTCGTTGCCCGATTTGTAGAGCGAGATTTGAGCGAATAACTGATCAGTATATCTGTACCGGCTCTGAATGCCATGCCCGTTTTCCCATTATAAATGGCATTCCTGTGTTACTTAATGAGAACGCCAGTCTGTTTTCCATTCAGGATCTTGTCTCCCAGAGTAATAGGACTTCTACTTTCCAAGAAAATAAGATCCAGAAAGTGTTAAGGCAATTAATACCGGGTATCGGTCAAAATGTGAAGGGTAAGCAGAATTACAGTAAGTTTGCTAAACTACTGCTTGATCAATCCACTACTCCAAAGGTTTTGGTAGTTGGCTGTGGAACGCTGGGTGAAGGAATGGAATCTCTTCTGATTCATTCCTCTATTGAGTTAATAGAAACGGATATCTTGTTTGGGCCCCGTACCATGCTGATATGTGACGCGCATGATCTCCCCTTTGAAAGCGACTCATTTGATGGGGTAATTGTACAGGCAGTTCTTGAACATGTTGTGGATCCCTATCGATGTGTTGAAGAGATTCATCGGGTTCTTAAGAAACAGGGTTTAGTCTATGCCGAAACTCCCTTCATGCAACAAGTGCACATGGGTCGCTATGACTTTACGAGGTTTACTTATTTGGGGCATCGCCGCTTGTTTCGAAGATTTGAAGAAATCGATAGTGGGGCAACCTGCGGTCCAGGGATGGCCTTAGCATGGGCCTATCGATACTTCCTTTTGAGCTTTACAGAATCAAACCTCTTAAGAAGTTTTATCAAAGTGTTTGCCAGCTTTACATCTTTTTACTTGAAATACCTGGATCGTTATTTGATTGAGAAGGCAGGTACACTGGACGCTGCTTCAAGCTATTACTTTATAGGCAAAAAGAGTCATTATACCCTATCTGATCGAGAGCTAATCAAACTCTATAAAGGGGCATTTTAG
- a CDS encoding class I SAM-dependent methyltransferase, producing the protein MNDEKESGLPSQPHLSSWDYSSDERFYNYYAEESQSEKARERFSSICNLILRMIGTDKAAARPLEVAEIGCGAGTMSIMWAEMGHHAHGLDINKPLLELGKKRAAEAGYKIDFQVGSAVELPWADESMDVCIALGLLEHVADWETCLKEFTRILRKGGILCLMTTNKLCPIQEEYNLPLYSWYPPFLKHYFERLAMTKRPDLVNFTRYPAVNWFSFYSLRKVLTAQGFRCFDRFDVIDTSKKGTLTKWLVASIRTIPILRWLAHTATSSTIVVAIKGLN; encoded by the coding sequence ATGAACGATGAAAAGGAATCCGGCCTACCCTCACAACCCCATCTATCCAGTTGGGATTACTCCAGCGATGAAAGATTTTACAATTACTATGCAGAGGAGAGCCAGAGCGAGAAAGCACGAGAACGTTTTAGTTCCATATGTAATCTTATATTAAGGATGATAGGAACGGATAAAGCAGCCGCTCGTCCCCTTGAGGTGGCTGAAATTGGCTGTGGTGCAGGAACTATGTCTATTATGTGGGCTGAGATGGGTCATCATGCCCACGGTTTGGATATCAACAAACCTCTTTTGGAGCTGGGTAAAAAGCGCGCGGCCGAAGCCGGTTACAAAATAGATTTCCAGGTTGGGTCTGCTGTGGAACTACCTTGGGCCGATGAGTCGATGGATGTCTGTATCGCTCTTGGGCTCCTTGAACATGTGGCCGATTGGGAAACCTGTTTGAAGGAATTTACCAGAATCCTGCGAAAGGGAGGTATTCTCTGTCTGATGACTACCAACAAACTCTGCCCTATACAAGAGGAATACAATTTACCTTTATATAGCTGGTATCCCCCGTTCCTTAAGCATTACTTCGAGCGTCTTGCCATGACGAAACGTCCGGATCTTGTTAACTTTACAAGGTATCCTGCCGTGAATTGGTTCAGTTTCTATAGCTTACGAAAGGTATTAACGGCTCAAGGATTTCGTTGTTTTGACCGGTTTGATGTGATAGACACTTCCAAAAAGGGTACTTTGACAAAATGGCTGGTAGCTTCTATACGTACCATACCTATACTCAGGTGGCTTGCCCATACTGCCACATCGAGCACCATAGTTGTTGCGATAAAAGGCCTAAATTAA
- a CDS encoding XrtA/PEP-CTERM system amidotransferase translates to MCGISGIYNFRTNNPVSWDLLKSMTDTMTHRGPDDDGYYISGPVGLGHRRLSIIDLSGGHQPMTNEDQTVWVVFNGEIYNFDELQDDLMKKGHIFKTRSDTEVIVHLYEEYGEQCFRYMRGMFAIAIWDEREKKLLLARDRVGKKPIFYFYDGSRIIFASEMKAILKVPNLPREIDLEALSDYFSLLYIPVPKSIFKHIRKVRPGHYLVVSNNTLREVEYWDISFAHPRDLTEEEWCAHILETYREAVRIRLISDVPLGAFLSGGIDSSSVVALMSQLMGGPVITSSIGFEEEEYNELNYARIVASKFNIEYHEQIVRPDAVGILDKLAWHYDEPFADSSAIPTYYVSKAAREHVTVALSGDGGDENFAGYRRYYFDKRENNLRTLLPYRIRRPLFGTLASLYPKADWAPRIFRGKATFESLACSPIEGYFLSMSAFRPALKEKLLHPDIKQKLAGYNTLDVFRYYYDKADTQDPLSRIQYVDIKTYLTDDILVKVDRASMANSLEVRAPILDHKFMELVATIPSHLKLRGRTGKYIFKKSLENLLPKEILYRRKMGFAVPLARWFRNELKDMAHNVIFRPGGNDLLNDRTIRQIWKEHQSGLRDRSTELWTLLMFKMWQQEFQ, encoded by the coding sequence ATGTGCGGTATTAGTGGTATTTATAATTTTAGAACGAATAATCCGGTTTCTTGGGATTTACTGAAAAGTATGACCGATACCATGACCCATCGAGGGCCGGATGATGATGGATATTATATATCGGGACCTGTTGGACTGGGTCATCGAAGGCTTTCCATTATTGACCTGTCGGGTGGGCATCAACCCATGACCAACGAAGATCAGACGGTATGGGTTGTCTTCAACGGAGAGATTTACAATTTTGATGAATTACAGGATGACCTGATGAAGAAAGGTCATATCTTTAAAACCCGGTCTGATACGGAAGTTATCGTTCATCTCTATGAGGAGTATGGAGAGCAGTGCTTTCGATATATGCGCGGGATGTTTGCCATTGCTATTTGGGACGAACGAGAAAAAAAGCTTCTCCTGGCACGGGATAGGGTGGGTAAAAAGCCTATATTTTATTTTTATGATGGCTCTCGAATTATTTTCGCTTCTGAAATGAAAGCCATCTTAAAAGTGCCAAACCTCCCTCGTGAGATTGATCTGGAAGCCCTCTCTGATTACTTCTCACTCCTCTATATCCCGGTCCCAAAATCTATTTTTAAGCATATTCGTAAGGTACGCCCCGGTCATTATTTAGTTGTATCCAATAACACCCTGCGAGAAGTTGAATACTGGGATATCAGCTTTGCTCATCCCAGGGATTTGACCGAGGAAGAATGGTGCGCACATATTCTTGAAACCTATCGGGAAGCCGTTCGTATCCGTTTGATCAGTGATGTGCCCCTGGGTGCTTTTCTCTCAGGTGGAATTGACTCATCTTCAGTTGTTGCCCTTATGAGTCAACTGATGGGAGGACCTGTCATTACCTCCTCCATAGGGTTTGAGGAAGAAGAATATAATGAGCTAAATTATGCCAGGATTGTGGCCTCTAAATTCAATATTGAATACCACGAGCAAATTGTTCGCCCCGATGCTGTTGGAATTCTCGATAAACTCGCCTGGCATTATGACGAGCCATTCGCAGACTCCTCGGCTATTCCAACCTATTATGTTTCCAAAGCTGCACGGGAGCACGTGACGGTTGCACTTTCAGGTGATGGGGGGGACGAAAATTTTGCAGGCTATCGTCGTTATTACTTTGATAAGCGAGAAAATAACCTCCGTACCCTCTTACCCTATCGTATCCGTCGACCCCTCTTTGGGACATTGGCCAGTCTTTACCCAAAGGCAGACTGGGCTCCCCGTATTTTTAGAGGAAAGGCCACTTTTGAAAGCCTGGCCTGCTCCCCTATCGAGGGTTACTTCCTATCCATGTCAGCTTTTCGACCGGCTCTGAAAGAAAAACTCCTTCATCCGGATATCAAACAGAAACTGGCCGGATATAATACCCTCGATGTGTTTCGATATTACTACGACAAAGCCGATACACAAGATCCCCTTTCCCGGATTCAATATGTGGACATTAAGACCTATCTAACCGATGATATTCTGGTCAAGGTTGATCGAGCAAGTATGGCCAATTCCCTGGAAGTTCGTGCACCCATACTGGATCATAAATTCATGGAATTAGTTGCAACAATTCCCTCCCACCTGAAACTTCGAGGAAGAACAGGCAAATATATTTTTAAAAAGTCCTTAGAAAATCTTCTCCCGAAGGAGATCCTTTATAGAAGGAAAATGGGATTTGCCGTCCCGCTGGCGCGATGGTTTCGGAATGAGCTGAAAGATATGGCCCACAATGTGATCTTCCGGCCAGGCGGTAATGATTTACTTAATGATAGGACCATCCGGCAAATTTGGAAGGAACATCAGAGCGGTCTTCGTGATCGTTCGACAGAGCTCTGGACCTTACTGATGTTTAAAATGTGGCAACAGGAATTCCAATAA
- a CDS encoding TIGR03088 family PEP-CTERM/XrtA system glycosyltransferase, translated as MKSIKIMHVLTSLNIGGLENGVVNLINKMDPDKFKHMICCISRSGQSAEKLIRKDVEIFEMKKGEARELLLPLRVARLFRKVKVDIVHTRNWGAIDGIIGAKLAGIPIVVHGEHGRDITDPYGTNKKKNLIRKGLSCFVDGYITVSKELKEWLVDKVGIKGEKVHVIYNGVDTVKFNPYDKGLIRAKYNYTDRDIILGTVGRLDPIKDQQLLIKAFAQLNARYYNSTLLIIGDGPCWRDLEKLANDLGIRKSVRFLGARMDVAELLKLLDIFVLPSLAEGISNTILEAMATGIPVVATHVGGNPELVVNGETGYLFPKEDLATLLKVLEGYILNPAIMKEHGMAGRQRVVNRFSLDRMVANYESFYTHLMMETKNN; from the coding sequence ATGAAATCTATTAAAATCATGCATGTTTTAACCTCTTTAAATATCGGAGGGTTAGAAAATGGAGTTGTAAATCTTATTAATAAGATGGATCCAGATAAATTTAAGCATATGATCTGCTGCATTTCTCGATCCGGGCAAAGTGCTGAAAAATTGATTAGAAAGGATGTAGAAATCTTTGAAATGAAAAAAGGTGAAGCCCGGGAGTTGCTTCTTCCGCTAAGAGTCGCACGTTTGTTCAGGAAAGTGAAGGTAGATATTGTCCATACCAGAAACTGGGGGGCTATCGATGGCATTATAGGGGCAAAATTAGCAGGAATTCCCATTGTTGTACATGGAGAACATGGGAGAGATATAACAGACCCTTATGGTACGAATAAAAAGAAAAATCTTATCCGAAAAGGTTTATCCTGTTTTGTAGATGGTTATATTACTGTCTCTAAGGAGCTAAAGGAGTGGCTGGTAGATAAAGTTGGGATCAAGGGGGAAAAGGTCCATGTTATTTATAACGGCGTGGATACAGTCAAATTTAACCCTTATGATAAGGGCCTCATTCGAGCAAAGTATAACTATACAGATAGAGATATCATATTGGGTACGGTCGGGAGATTAGACCCGATCAAGGATCAGCAACTTCTCATAAAAGCCTTTGCGCAACTCAATGCCCGGTATTATAACTCAACTTTACTAATTATCGGCGATGGTCCTTGTTGGAGAGATTTGGAAAAGTTAGCGAATGATCTGGGAATTCGCAAAAGTGTTCGTTTTTTGGGAGCCAGAATGGATGTAGCCGAGCTTCTCAAATTACTGGATATATTTGTACTTCCCTCTCTGGCAGAAGGTATTTCTAATACCATTCTTGAGGCAATGGCTACAGGAATACCGGTCGTTGCAACCCACGTAGGGGGGAATCCCGAACTGGTCGTAAATGGGGAAACAGGGTACCTGTTTCCAAAAGAAGACCTGGCTACCCTGTTAAAGGTATTGGAGGGTTATATTTTAAATCCAGCCATTATGAAGGAACATGGAATGGCGGGTCGGCAAAGGGTGGTAAATAGGTTTAGCCTGGATAGAATGGTTGCTAATTATGAGTCATTCTATACCCATTTGATGATGGAAACAAAAAATAACTAA
- a CDS encoding putative O-glycosylation ligase, exosortase A system-associated codes for MRDYLVLAIIFGSLPICIIRPYIGILVWSWISYMNPHRLTWGPAFFFPVAKYVGLATLLGFIFTSEQKKLPLVRETILIFLLWTVFTVSSILAFYPDKAWDHWNQTSKILLMTIITTCLITDRARLRNLLLTIAFSIGFYGLKGGIFGLLTGGEFRVWGPPYTFIEDNNALALALLVVAPITFYLAREEKNWKLKLALRITFFLSILSIILSYSRGALLGLIAITAMFLIKIRKISLVIGILIGACLLFAFIPEQWFERMSTIKTYEQDASAMGRINAWYFAWNIARERPFFGGGFGVFDPRLFIIYAPEPYNFHDAHSIYFEMLGEQGFTGLVLFLTLLTSSFLSTRKLKKTVKHIPSLEWIGNYSDMLELSLYAYIVSGAFLGLAYFDLSYHIISLVIILKALAKKELKLLADKEKRIQAGKEMSRQVSGVSTQAL; via the coding sequence ATGCGTGACTACTTAGTTTTAGCTATTATATTCGGTAGTTTGCCGATATGTATTATAAGACCTTACATAGGTATCTTAGTATGGTCCTGGATAAGTTATATGAATCCCCATAGGCTGACGTGGGGCCCCGCATTTTTTTTCCCGGTAGCCAAATATGTTGGTTTAGCAACTCTGCTGGGGTTTATTTTTACAAGTGAACAAAAGAAGCTTCCTCTCGTAAGAGAAACTATCCTGATCTTTCTTCTCTGGACGGTATTTACCGTGTCTTCTATTTTGGCTTTCTATCCCGATAAAGCATGGGATCATTGGAATCAGACGTCTAAAATTCTGTTAATGACCATCATTACCACCTGTCTTATCACAGATAGAGCCAGGCTACGGAATCTTCTACTGACCATAGCCTTTTCTATAGGTTTCTATGGACTTAAAGGAGGTATTTTTGGTCTTCTGACCGGCGGTGAATTCCGTGTATGGGGTCCGCCCTATACCTTTATCGAAGATAACAATGCTTTGGCTCTGGCCTTACTCGTCGTCGCTCCTATTACTTTTTACCTTGCCAGAGAAGAAAAGAACTGGAAATTGAAACTCGCTTTACGAATTACTTTCTTCCTCTCCATTCTTTCTATCATACTCTCTTACTCCCGAGGGGCCTTATTAGGATTAATAGCTATTACCGCTATGTTTCTTATTAAGATAAGGAAGATCTCACTCGTTATAGGTATTCTGATAGGGGCATGCTTACTTTTTGCATTTATTCCAGAGCAATGGTTTGAACGTATGAGTACCATCAAAACCTATGAACAGGATGCCTCGGCCATGGGACGTATTAATGCCTGGTACTTTGCCTGGAATATTGCCCGTGAGAGACCCTTTTTTGGGGGCGGTTTTGGTGTTTTTGACCCTCGGCTTTTTATAATTTATGCGCCAGAGCCTTATAACTTTCACGATGCCCATAGTATATATTTTGAAATGTTAGGAGAACAGGGTTTTACCGGGTTAGTTCTATTTCTCACGCTTCTTACCTCATCGTTTCTTAGTACCAGGAAATTAAAAAAGACCGTCAAGCATATTCCTTCCTTGGAGTGGATAGGCAATTACTCCGACATGTTAGAGTTGAGTTTGTATGCTTATATTGTAAGTGGCGCCTTCTTAGGCCTTGCTTATTTTGATCTTTCTTATCATATCATATCGCTTGTTATCATTTTAAAAGCATTGGCAAAAAAAGAGCTTAAACTTCTAGCCGATAAAGAAAAAAGAATTCAAGCCGGTAAGGAGATGTCTAGGCAAGTTTCGGGAGTTTCTACGCAAGCCCTATAA
- a CDS encoding glycosyltransferase, producing the protein MIAFHYPPFRGSSGIQRTLKFCRYLPDYNWQPLVLTAHPRAYSQIGKDQLGEIPENAVVKRVFALDAARHLAIRGSYPRWLALPDRWVSWWLGAVPVGLGLIYKYRPRVIWSTFPIATAHLIGWTLHRLTGIPWIADFRDSMTEDNYPPDFATWRAYRWIERYTVKHCARAVFTTPGTLRLYVERYPEIPQDRWAIIANGYDEENFIAAEKLVVNQPSSNHRITLVHSGLLYPWERDPGAFFAALAELRQAGKISSSNLRIILRASGYEDYYRQNLRKMGIEDLVFLEPPLSYQDALVEMLRADGLLIFQASNCNHQIPAKIYEYLRARRPIFAMTDPAGDTAQVLKSVGINTIVPLDSKEQIMQGLLDFLTQVRQHHAPIISIKEIQSHSRESRTRELVKLLDSFLR; encoded by the coding sequence ATGATAGCTTTTCATTATCCGCCGTTTCGTGGCAGTAGTGGCATTCAACGTACACTTAAATTTTGCCGCTATCTTCCTGATTATAATTGGCAACCCCTTGTTTTAACAGCGCATCCAAGAGCTTATTCTCAAATAGGTAAGGATCAACTTGGGGAAATTCCAGAGAATGCTGTAGTTAAGAGGGTTTTTGCTTTGGATGCCGCCCGACATTTAGCAATACGAGGTTCTTATCCCAGGTGGTTGGCGCTGCCGGATCGATGGGTTAGCTGGTGGTTGGGTGCAGTACCTGTGGGACTGGGTTTAATTTATAAATATCGGCCCAGGGTGATTTGGTCCACTTTTCCCATAGCTACGGCCCATCTCATTGGATGGACTTTACATCGTCTGACAGGGATTCCCTGGATTGCCGACTTTAGAGATTCTATGACGGAAGATAATTATCCACCAGACTTTGCCACCTGGCGGGCTTATCGCTGGATTGAGCGTTATACTGTAAAACACTGTGCACGGGCAGTATTTACCACGCCCGGAACCCTGCGCCTGTATGTTGAACGTTATCCCGAAATCCCCCAGGATCGCTGGGCGATTATCGCCAATGGGTATGATGAGGAGAATTTTATAGCGGCAGAAAAACTCGTTGTCAATCAGCCCTCCTCGAATCATCGCATAACCCTTGTGCATAGTGGATTATTGTATCCATGGGAACGGGATCCAGGTGCTTTTTTTGCGGCCCTGGCCGAGTTACGTCAGGCCGGTAAGATTTCTTCTTCAAATCTGAGGATTATCCTTCGTGCCAGTGGCTATGAAGACTATTACCGTCAGAACCTTCGCAAAATGGGCATCGAAGACCTTGTTTTTCTTGAACCTCCCCTTTCTTACCAAGACGCTTTGGTAGAAATGTTGCGAGCTGATGGCTTATTGATTTTTCAAGCTTCGAACTGTAATCACCAAATACCGGCAAAAATTTATGAATATCTGCGGGCGCGGCGTCCTATATTTGCTATGACAGACCCCGCGGGGGATACTGCCCAGGTATTAAAATCAGTAGGAATAAATACCATAGTACCCTTGGACTCAAAAGAGCAGATAATGCAGGGCTTACTTGATTTTCTGACCCAAGTACGTCAACATCATGCCCCCATAATCAGTATTAAGGAAATCCAAAGCCATTCTAGAGAATCTAGAACACGAGAACTTGTAAAATTACTTGATTCATTCCTTAGGTAA
- the lysA gene encoding diaminopimelate decarboxylase, whose amino-acid sequence MDSVTTLIHKYFNLSNGELQIGGVSIGAITASHGTPLFVYDGHVLDRKWELLRSTFPLEFAISYSVKANPNRAILKHFLAKGCGLEIASGGEFYQALGAGCPPEKMLFAGPGKTEAELELVLARGIGEIHAESLLEIERIGTISRRLGIQAKVAIRVNPGGEAQGGAMRMGGKPAPFGVDEESLPIVLEKLLSIPSLEFRGVHLFTGTQILDPMTLIRQYRKGLEIARRVAGYLKQPLHTLDFGGGLGIPYFANERELDMEKLREELGILMTEIKGEELFTGTQFVIEPGRYLVGEAGLYITRVNDIKVSRGKKFLIVDGGMNHHLAASGNLGQTIKRNFPVAILNKLNEKVLETVEVVGPLCTPLDVLAREVQLPSAEVGDLVGIFQSGAYARTASPLGFLSHPTPAEVLVQNGEVRLIRRRGTYEDLSHDVL is encoded by the coding sequence ATGGATTCTGTTACGACCCTGATTCATAAATATTTCAATTTATCCAATGGAGAGCTCCAAATAGGCGGCGTATCCATCGGTGCCATTACGGCGAGTCATGGAACTCCTCTGTTCGTTTACGACGGTCACGTGTTGGATCGAAAATGGGAACTTCTGCGGAGCACTTTTCCTCTGGAATTTGCCATCAGCTATTCTGTGAAGGCTAATCCCAACCGTGCCATTCTCAAGCATTTTCTGGCTAAAGGGTGTGGCCTTGAAATAGCCTCCGGGGGTGAATTTTACCAGGCCCTGGGCGCCGGATGTCCGCCAGAGAAAATGCTATTTGCTGGACCTGGTAAAACAGAAGCCGAGTTGGAGCTGGTTTTAGCCCGGGGGATCGGAGAAATTCATGCGGAATCACTTCTGGAAATCGAGCGGATAGGAACGATCAGTCGTCGATTGGGGATACAGGCCAAAGTAGCAATCCGCGTTAATCCAGGTGGAGAAGCCCAAGGTGGGGCCATGCGTATGGGAGGAAAACCAGCCCCCTTTGGGGTTGATGAGGAAAGTCTCCCCATAGTGTTGGAAAAACTCTTATCGATTCCGTCCCTGGAATTTCGAGGCGTTCACCTCTTTACCGGAACCCAGATCCTGGATCCTATGACTTTGATACGCCAGTATCGTAAAGGGCTGGAAATCGCCAGACGGGTGGCCGGGTATCTGAAACAACCTTTGCACACACTGGATTTTGGCGGGGGTCTGGGTATTCCCTACTTTGCCAATGAGCGGGAGCTTGACATGGAGAAGTTACGTGAAGAATTGGGGATCTTGATGACCGAAATTAAAGGGGAGGAACTTTTTACCGGAACCCAGTTTGTCATAGAACCCGGTCGTTATCTGGTTGGAGAGGCAGGCCTTTATATCACCCGGGTCAATGATATCAAGGTCTCACGGGGTAAAAAATTTCTCATTGTGGATGGGGGGATGAATCATCATTTAGCCGCGTCGGGAAATCTGGGTCAAACCATTAAACGGAATTTTCCGGTTGCCATTTTGAATAAGCTCAACGAGAAGGTCCTTGAGACTGTGGAGGTAGTCGGTCCGCTCTGTACCCCTCTGGATGTCCTTGCCAGGGAGGTACAACTCCCTTCTGCAGAAGTTGGAGACCTGGTAGGAATCTTTCAATCGGGAGCTTACGCCAGGACGGCCAGTCCCTTGGGTTTTTTGAGTCATCCTACCCCCGCGGAGGTTTTGGTCCAGAATGGAGAGGTTAGATTGATCCGTCGTCGGGGAACTTATGAAGATCTTTCCCATGATGTACTCTAG
- a CDS encoding acyl-CoA ligase (AMP-forming), exosortase A system-associated produces MDFLIHHMPRTSAQRLPEKEALVHGDQRLTYAEVMKRLAGLAYGLRSAGLQRGDRIGIYLDPSVPQALSIFGISYGGGVFVPINSLLFPDQVAHIAKDCQMKGLITSPTKLNSLSPVLREIKSLEFLVITGEGEIPDVPLPVHRFEEFCRLTPPQNWREVGIEKDLVAILYTSGSTGKPKGVMLNHAQIMAGSSIVSTYLKITEADRILCVLPFSFDAGLNQIMTAFQQGGTAVLINFTFAREVVQMLLKERITGLAGVPTFWSLMVQPNSSLQKHQFPHLRYITNTGGAMPQSVLAILRQALPTTQIFLMYGLTEAFRSTYLPPEELDRRPTSMGKAIPNTEILVINEQGQLCKPGEVGELVHRGPTVSMGYWGQPELTAKVLRPHPLLPPELGDSEKVCYSGDLVKMDEEGFLYFVGRRDTMIKSSGFRISPTEVEEVLFQSGKLRGAAVIGIPDEILGQSIKAFVVPKEGVTLNVEELLAFCAEKMPRHMIPKTVEILPELPKTPSGKVDYPALRRREGL; encoded by the coding sequence ATGGATTTTCTGATTCACCATATGCCACGAACCAGTGCCCAACGCTTACCTGAAAAAGAAGCTTTAGTCCATGGAGATCAACGCTTAACTTATGCAGAGGTAATGAAGAGACTCGCAGGTCTGGCTTATGGCCTGCGAAGTGCCGGTTTGCAGCGAGGGGATAGAATAGGTATTTATCTGGACCCCTCGGTACCTCAGGCCCTTTCTATCTTTGGTATTTCTTATGGGGGTGGGGTCTTTGTTCCTATCAATTCCCTTCTGTTTCCCGATCAGGTAGCCCATATTGCAAAGGACTGTCAGATGAAAGGTCTCATTACCAGTCCAACCAAATTGAACTCTCTATCTCCGGTTCTTAGAGAGATAAAATCTTTAGAATTCCTTGTAATAACTGGAGAGGGTGAGATTCCAGATGTTCCTCTTCCCGTTCACCGTTTTGAGGAGTTTTGTCGGTTAACTCCTCCACAGAACTGGCGTGAGGTGGGAATTGAAAAAGATCTGGTCGCCATTTTGTATACTTCAGGCTCGACGGGAAAACCCAAAGGGGTCATGTTGAACCATGCCCAGATTATGGCAGGAAGTTCCATCGTGTCCACCTACCTCAAGATCACAGAAGCCGATCGAATTTTATGTGTTTTGCCTTTCAGCTTTGATGCCGGCCTCAACCAGATTATGACGGCGTTTCAGCAGGGAGGTACCGCTGTCTTGATAAATTTTACCTTTGCCCGAGAGGTTGTCCAGATGTTGCTGAAAGAACGGATCACAGGCCTGGCTGGCGTTCCTACCTTCTGGAGTCTGATGGTTCAGCCTAATTCCTCGCTGCAGAAACATCAATTTCCCCACCTGCGATATATCACCAACACCGGAGGAGCCATGCCCCAGAGTGTCTTAGCCATACTCCGTCAGGCGCTTCCAACGACCCAGATCTTCTTGATGTACGGGTTGACCGAGGCTTTTCGATCAACCTATCTTCCTCCTGAGGAATTGGACCGTCGTCCGACTTCCATGGGGAAAGCCATTCCTAACACCGAGATCCTGGTCATCAATGAGCAAGGACAGCTCTGTAAACCTGGGGAAGTGGGTGAGTTGGTTCATCGAGGACCCACGGTGTCTATGGGTTATTGGGGACAACCGGAACTTACCGCGAAAGTCTTACGGCCTCATCCTTTATTACCTCCGGAGTTGGGTGATAGCGAAAAGGTTTGTTACTCCGGAGATCTTGTGAAGATGGATGAAGAAGGATTTCTTTATTTTGTAGGCCGTCGAGATACCATGATTAAATCCTCGGGATTCCGGATAAGCCCCACCGAAGTGGAGGAAGTGCTTTTCCAGAGCGGTAAGCTCAGAGGAGCCGCCGTCATCGGAATTCCCGATGAGATTCTTGGACAATCTATTAAAGCCTTTGTAGTTCCCAAAGAGGGGGTCACCTTAAACGTTGAGGAACTCCTGGCCTTTTGCGCAGAGAAAATGCCACGCCATATGATACCCAAAACTGTGGAGATCCTCCCTGAATTGCCTAAGACCCCCAGTGGTAAAGTAGACTATCCGGCCCTGCGTCGTCGTGAAGGACTTTGA
- a CDS encoding acyl carrier protein, whose product MQVISEQLKNFIVKHFPLARNRNIHNDDPLLENGILDSLGVLDLVTYLEKEFGISISDEDLVPENFQTIGHIAAFVEGKSKANSG is encoded by the coding sequence ATGCAGGTAATCAGTGAGCAGCTTAAAAATTTCATTGTAAAGCATTTTCCGTTAGCCCGGAATCGTAACATCCATAACGACGATCCATTATTGGAAAATGGGATTCTCGATTCGCTGGGAGTCCTGGATTTGGTAACTTATCTGGAAAAGGAATTCGGGATCAGCATATCCGATGAAGACCTTGTTCCGGAGAATTTCCAAACCATTGGGCACATAGCGGCGTTTGTTGAAGGAAAAAGTAAGGCTAATTCCGGATAA